Proteins from one Motilibacter rhizosphaerae genomic window:
- a CDS encoding response regulator yields MTELPVAPLPINVLLVEDDPGDVLMTREAFEDNKVANTLTVVNDGVRAMEFLRREGEFADAERPDLILLDLNLPRMDGREVLAAIKADAELRTIPVVVLTTSEAQDDVLRSYSLHANAYVTKPVDFDRFIEVVRQIDEFFVSVVRLPRR; encoded by the coding sequence ATGACCGAGCTCCCCGTCGCCCCGCTGCCCATCAACGTCCTGCTCGTCGAGGACGACCCGGGCGACGTGCTCATGACCCGGGAGGCCTTCGAGGACAACAAGGTCGCGAACACCCTCACCGTCGTCAACGACGGCGTGCGCGCGATGGAGTTCCTGCGCCGGGAGGGCGAGTTCGCCGACGCCGAGCGCCCGGACCTCATCCTGCTCGACCTCAACCTGCCGCGGATGGACGGGCGCGAGGTGCTCGCGGCCATCAAGGCCGACGCCGAGCTGCGCACGATCCCCGTGGTCGTGCTCACGACCTCCGAGGCGCAGGACGACGTGCTGCGGTCCTACTCGCTGCACGCCAACGCGTACGTCACCAAGCCCGTGGACTTCGACCGCTTCATCGAGGTCGTGCGGCAGATCGACGAGTTCTTCGTCAGCGTGGTGCGGCTGCCGCGCAGGTAG
- the thyX gene encoding FAD-dependent thymidylate synthase, translating to MRDTSPQVFLIAKPSIDWAEVGRYLESVGGTAWLDRVRDEEGPDGERLVEFMGRMCYRSWAPGLNPNVTRVREDSTAYLRNILRSAHGSVLEHANYSFVFADVSRVFTHELVRHRAGAAISQESLRYVRLTDLPFEHPGFVREDAELKAAADALLAQMESFQELVVERTGIAGDGVDFHTKKTVTSAARRYAPDGVATTIGWTVNIRAVRHVIAMRTDPGAEEEIRRVFDQVAQVLQRELPALLGDFVRDDDGTWRPEFSKV from the coding sequence GTCTTCCTCATCGCCAAGCCGAGCATCGACTGGGCGGAGGTGGGCCGCTACCTCGAGTCCGTGGGCGGCACAGCGTGGCTCGACCGGGTGCGCGACGAGGAGGGCCCCGACGGCGAGCGGCTCGTCGAGTTCATGGGCCGCATGTGCTACCGCAGCTGGGCGCCGGGGCTCAACCCCAACGTCACCCGTGTGCGGGAGGACAGCACGGCGTACCTCCGCAACATCCTGCGCAGCGCGCACGGGTCGGTGCTGGAGCACGCGAACTACTCGTTCGTCTTCGCCGACGTCTCGCGGGTGTTCACCCACGAGCTGGTGCGCCACCGCGCGGGCGCAGCGATCTCCCAGGAGTCGCTGCGCTACGTGCGGCTGACCGACCTGCCGTTCGAGCACCCCGGCTTCGTCCGCGAGGACGCCGAGCTGAAGGCCGCCGCCGACGCGCTGCTCGCGCAGATGGAGAGCTTCCAGGAGCTCGTCGTCGAGCGGACCGGCATCGCCGGTGACGGCGTCGACTTCCACACGAAGAAGACCGTGACCTCGGCGGCCCGGCGCTACGCCCCCGACGGCGTCGCGACGACCATCGGCTGGACGGTCAACATCCGCGCGGTCCGCCACGTCATCGCGATGCGCACGGACCCCGGCGCCGAGGAGGAGATCCGCCGCGTCTTCGACCAGGTCGCGCAGGTCCTGCAGCGCGAGCTCCCCGCGCTGCTCGGCGACTTCGTCCGCGACGACGACGGCACCTGGCGCCCGGAGTTCAGCAAGGTCTGA
- a CDS encoding type 1 glutamine amidotransferase → MTTSGTVLVVQHGARDLLGHAGRALRAEGLTADVRNVARGDALPTSLAGHDGVLVCGGAQDAFRDAGFPTRQQELALVRAALRDGVPLLGICLGAQLLAQAAGAEGYRGERRETGWCTVRPTPAAALDPLWSGLPGELRVMQNHGNHFPLPPGAVLLVRGEADYRFQAFRVGARAWGMQFHLEADETMDYPAGMAEGEAFLDARPWAELVFRRFARVAAAGRGLLAA, encoded by the coding sequence ATGACGACGAGCGGCACGGTCCTGGTGGTGCAGCACGGAGCGCGGGACCTGCTCGGCCACGCCGGGCGGGCCCTCCGCGCCGAGGGCCTGACGGCCGACGTGCGCAACGTCGCGCGCGGCGACGCCCTCCCGACCTCGCTGGCGGGGCACGACGGCGTCCTGGTCTGCGGCGGTGCGCAGGACGCCTTCCGCGACGCCGGCTTCCCCACCCGCCAGCAGGAGCTGGCCCTGGTGCGGGCGGCGCTGCGCGACGGCGTCCCCCTGCTCGGCATCTGCCTCGGGGCGCAGCTGCTCGCGCAGGCGGCGGGCGCCGAGGGCTACCGCGGCGAGCGGCGGGAGACCGGCTGGTGCACGGTGCGCCCCACCCCCGCGGCCGCCCTCGACCCGCTCTGGTCCGGCCTGCCGGGCGAGCTGCGCGTGATGCAGAACCACGGCAACCACTTCCCGCTCCCCCCGGGCGCCGTGCTGCTCGTGCGCGGCGAGGCGGACTACCGCTTCCAGGCCTTCCGGGTCGGCGCCCGCGCGTGGGGCATGCAGTTCCACCTCGAGGCCGACGAGACCATGGACTACCCGGCCGGCATGGCCGAGGGGGAGGCCTTCCTCGACGCCCGCCCCTGGGCCGAGCTCGTCTTCCGCCGCTTCGCCCGCGTGGCCGCGGCCGGGCGCGGGCTGCTCGCCGCCTAG
- a CDS encoding sensor histidine kinase, whose product MRRVPLRRRIGALLSAVAAILVLLLVGSSVLLQQTRDEQHKVVVDYFTVLRAGNDGFTALIDAETAIRGYALTGDPATLQPLDELQSPRLKQESAASLRIVRREPELSAAYDRAAAAARTWYAEWAAPVQAQIRASGARAVTDASILQGKALFDRLRAAYQDYIAALRRHRDTARDHLQTETNLLFVAVVVSLLIAAGLAVAIWVFLLRWVVRPLDRLAAETRTVRSGDFDHVVRVEGPPEVEQLGADVDAMRQGLVATLAQVRSASDEVEAARTMLERQAEDLARSNRDLEQFAYVASHDLQEPLRKVASFCQLLQKRYGGQLDERADQYIEFAVDGAKRMQALINDLLAFSRVGRFSPGQAEVPLDACFRSAVHNLELAIEDAGAVVTADALPVVHGEAALLTQLLQNLVGNAVKFRKPGGVPHVHVSGRQVGDEWEVSVADDGIGIEPQYAERVFVIFQRLHAKDAYEGTGIGLALCRKIVEFHGGRIWIDADVADGTTIRFTLPVQARPEPVPVEPLVAAGSPSTPAVQEGRPA is encoded by the coding sequence ATGAGGCGCGTCCCGCTGCGGCGGCGCATCGGTGCCCTGCTGAGCGCCGTGGCCGCCATCCTCGTCCTCCTGCTCGTCGGCTCCAGCGTGCTGCTCCAGCAGACGCGCGACGAGCAGCACAAGGTCGTCGTCGACTACTTCACGGTGCTGCGGGCCGGCAACGACGGCTTCACCGCGCTCATCGACGCGGAGACGGCCATCCGCGGCTACGCGCTGACGGGGGACCCCGCGACCCTCCAGCCGCTGGACGAGCTCCAGTCCCCTCGGCTCAAGCAGGAGAGCGCGGCCTCGCTGCGGATCGTCCGCCGCGAGCCCGAGCTCAGCGCGGCGTACGACCGTGCCGCCGCGGCCGCCCGGACCTGGTACGCCGAGTGGGCCGCCCCGGTCCAGGCGCAGATCAGGGCGAGCGGGGCCCGGGCCGTCACGGACGCCTCGATCCTGCAGGGCAAGGCGCTGTTCGACCGGCTGCGCGCCGCGTACCAGGACTACATCGCGGCGCTGCGCCGGCACCGCGACACCGCCCGCGACCACCTGCAGACCGAGACCAACCTGCTGTTCGTCGCCGTCGTCGTCAGCCTGCTCATCGCGGCCGGGCTCGCGGTGGCGATCTGGGTCTTCCTGCTGCGCTGGGTGGTGCGCCCGCTCGACCGGCTGGCGGCGGAGACCCGTACGGTCCGGTCGGGGGACTTCGACCACGTCGTGCGCGTCGAGGGCCCCCCGGAGGTCGAGCAGCTCGGCGCCGACGTCGACGCCATGCGGCAGGGGCTGGTCGCGACCCTCGCGCAGGTCCGCAGCGCCAGCGACGAGGTCGAGGCCGCCCGCACGATGCTCGAGCGGCAGGCCGAGGACCTCGCCCGGTCCAACCGCGACCTCGAGCAGTTCGCCTACGTCGCCTCCCACGACCTGCAGGAGCCGCTGCGCAAGGTGGCGAGCTTCTGCCAGCTGCTGCAGAAGCGCTACGGCGGCCAGCTCGACGAGCGCGCCGACCAGTACATCGAGTTCGCGGTCGACGGCGCCAAGCGCATGCAGGCGCTCATCAACGACCTGCTGGCCTTCTCGCGGGTGGGGCGCTTCAGCCCCGGCCAGGCCGAGGTGCCGCTCGACGCGTGCTTCCGCTCCGCGGTCCACAACCTCGAGCTCGCGATCGAGGACGCCGGGGCCGTGGTCACCGCCGACGCGCTCCCCGTGGTGCACGGCGAGGCGGCGCTGCTGACCCAGCTGCTGCAGAACCTCGTCGGCAACGCGGTGAAGTTCCGCAAGCCCGGCGGCGTCCCGCACGTCCACGTCTCGGGCCGCCAGGTCGGGGACGAGTGGGAGGTGAGCGTCGCCGACGACGGCATCGGGATCGAGCCGCAGTACGCCGAGCGCGTCTTCGTCATCTTCCAGCGCCTGCACGCCAAGGACGCCTACGAGGGCACCGGCATCGGGCTCGCGCTGTGCCGCAAGATCGTGGAGTTCCACGGCGGTCGGATCTGGATCGACGCCGACGTCGCCGACGGCACGACGATCCGCTTCACGCTGCCGGTGCAGGCCCGTCCCGAGCCCGTCCCCGTCGAGCCGCTCGTCGCGGCCGGCTCCCCCTCGACTCCCGCAGTGCAGGAAGGCCGCCCCGCATGA
- a CDS encoding GGDEF domain-containing protein yields MVAGRDGGSAGPPGPAEGGLVALLAALGGCGDEEEVARTGLEHAVRALGGTRGCVLHGGDPVAWLGVEDREGARALVAAGGAVAAAGAGDDRLLVAGCGPLDGDGEELLAVLAGVLGLALRTARAVEAARGRQRLAAHLHDVQRALAHRSPHAEVLQRVVSGAHACLSADDREGSRTSVHLRLHGTPEERGTASAGDSDPDAPGAERVAAPVSDLGAFVGALVATRTGRGFSALEEADLRAFAEQVGLALTGARTARAVEDALHDSITGLPGRAHFLETLDRALLEEGGDLALLFVDLDRFKEVNDLLGHAAGDELLVVVADRLRSAVRGTDVAARLGGDEFAVLVRDPAGPEVVAALAERIIRAVSSPVALRAGTASVGASVGVALREPGVPAADLLAQADTAMYAAKRAGRGRFRVHGGAGDDSQLGGEQAAEGR; encoded by the coding sequence GTGGTCGCAGGTCGGGACGGCGGGAGCGCCGGTCCCCCTGGGCCCGCCGAGGGCGGGCTCGTCGCGCTGCTCGCGGCGCTCGGCGGGTGCGGGGACGAGGAGGAGGTCGCGCGCACGGGCCTCGAGCACGCGGTCCGCGCGCTCGGCGGTACGCGCGGCTGCGTGCTGCACGGGGGCGACCCCGTGGCCTGGCTCGGGGTCGAGGACCGGGAGGGGGCGCGCGCCCTCGTCGCGGCCGGCGGCGCCGTCGCTGCGGCAGGTGCGGGCGACGACCGGCTGCTGGTGGCGGGGTGCGGGCCCCTGGACGGCGACGGCGAGGAGCTGCTCGCCGTCCTCGCCGGCGTCCTCGGCCTCGCCCTGCGCACCGCGCGGGCCGTCGAGGCCGCGCGCGGACGGCAGCGCCTGGCCGCGCACCTGCACGACGTGCAGCGCGCGCTCGCGCACCGCTCCCCGCACGCGGAGGTGCTGCAGCGGGTGGTCTCCGGCGCGCACGCGTGCCTCTCGGCGGACGACCGGGAGGGCTCGCGGACCTCGGTCCACCTGCGCCTGCACGGCACGCCCGAGGAGCGCGGGACCGCCTCGGCCGGGGACAGCGACCCCGACGCACCGGGCGCGGAACGGGTCGCCGCCCCGGTCTCGGATCTCGGGGCGTTCGTCGGCGCGCTGGTCGCGACGCGTACGGGCCGGGGCTTCTCCGCGCTCGAGGAGGCCGACCTCCGCGCGTTCGCCGAGCAGGTCGGCCTCGCGCTCACCGGCGCGCGGACCGCGCGGGCGGTCGAGGACGCCCTGCACGACTCGATCACCGGGCTGCCCGGGCGCGCCCACTTCCTCGAGACGCTGGACCGCGCGCTGCTCGAGGAGGGCGGCGACCTCGCGCTGCTCTTCGTCGACCTCGACCGCTTCAAGGAGGTCAACGACCTGCTGGGGCACGCGGCCGGGGACGAGCTGCTCGTCGTCGTGGCCGACCGGCTGCGCTCGGCCGTGCGCGGGACGGACGTGGCGGCCCGGCTCGGCGGCGACGAGTTCGCGGTGCTCGTCCGGGACCCCGCCGGCCCCGAGGTCGTCGCCGCCCTGGCCGAGCGCATCATCCGCGCGGTGTCCTCGCCGGTCGCGCTGCGCGCGGGCACGGCCTCGGTGGGCGCCTCAGTGGGCGTCGCGCTGCGCGAGCCGGGCGTACCGGCCGCGGACCTGCTGGCCCAGGCCGACACCGCGATGTACGCCGCGAAGCGCGCCGGGCGTGGGCGCTTCCGCGTGCACGGCGGCGCCGGCGACGACAGCCAGCTGGGCGGGGAGCAGGCGGCCGAGGGCCGCTAG
- a CDS encoding TraR/DksA family transcriptional regulator: protein MEERDRLLAERAATELRVAALEREFAGIAAAAEGSNGDDEHDPEGATVGFERAQVSALLERSRARVAEVDAALARLGSAAYGVCASCGRPIPPERLEARPTATRCVPCGGG from the coding sequence GTGGAGGAGCGCGACCGCCTGCTGGCCGAGCGCGCGGCGACCGAGCTGCGCGTCGCCGCGCTGGAGCGCGAGTTCGCGGGCATCGCCGCCGCGGCGGAGGGCAGCAACGGCGACGACGAGCACGACCCGGAGGGCGCGACCGTCGGGTTCGAGCGCGCCCAGGTGAGCGCGCTGCTCGAGCGCTCGCGCGCGCGGGTCGCCGAGGTCGACGCGGCGCTGGCGCGTCTGGGCTCCGCGGCGTACGGCGTGTGCGCGTCGTGCGGGCGCCCGATCCCGCCCGAGCGGCTGGAGGCGCGCCCGACGGCGACGCGCTGCGTGCCGTGCGGGGGCGGCTAG
- a CDS encoding PP2C family protein-serine/threonine phosphatase: MEEALLVAQAPPRPVRVLLVEDDEGDAFFVSELLAAEATVAIEVVGTVAAARAALLDESPSARVDCVLLDLGLPDAQGLDALRLVLEVATDAAVLCLTGYADEHRGIAAAAAGAQDYLVKGQVDGPLLWRAIRYAIERRRADEQTRALYVTQVRAAENARLERGLLPHPEVLDPAVSVVTRYRPGRDAVLGGDFYDVVETGDGSLWVLIGDVAGHGPDEAALGVCLRIAWRTLVLSGRDQDHVLPVLEDVLVRERRSDEVFATVCMLVVAPDRRSARLFLAGHPAPLLLGDAPEQLPDELVGPAVGVLPGVVWGSRPVPLPERWRLLLFTDGIVEGHAGEPGERLGVGGLLRLLRAHPAYSAPGGTGELVDGAIERAQVLHGGSLPDDVAVLVVAHGQDGPPA; encoded by the coding sequence GTGGAGGAGGCGCTGCTCGTGGCGCAGGCGCCGCCGCGCCCCGTGCGCGTGCTGCTCGTCGAGGACGACGAGGGCGACGCCTTCTTCGTCTCCGAGCTGCTCGCGGCCGAGGCCACCGTGGCGATCGAGGTCGTGGGCACGGTCGCCGCCGCCCGCGCCGCGCTCCTGGACGAGTCCCCGTCCGCGCGCGTCGACTGCGTGCTGCTCGACCTCGGGCTGCCCGACGCGCAGGGCCTCGACGCCCTGCGCCTCGTGCTCGAGGTGGCCACCGACGCCGCCGTCCTCTGCCTCACCGGCTACGCCGACGAGCACCGGGGGATCGCCGCAGCCGCTGCCGGTGCGCAGGACTACCTCGTCAAGGGCCAGGTCGACGGCCCGCTGCTGTGGCGCGCCATCCGCTACGCCATCGAGCGGCGCCGGGCCGACGAGCAGACCCGGGCGCTGTACGTCACGCAGGTCCGCGCCGCCGAGAACGCCCGGCTGGAGCGCGGCCTGCTCCCGCACCCCGAGGTCCTCGACCCCGCGGTCTCCGTCGTCACCCGCTACCGCCCCGGCCGCGACGCGGTCCTCGGCGGCGACTTCTACGACGTGGTCGAGACCGGCGACGGCAGCCTCTGGGTGCTCATCGGCGACGTCGCCGGGCACGGGCCTGACGAGGCCGCCCTCGGCGTCTGCCTGCGCATCGCCTGGCGCACGCTCGTGCTGTCCGGCCGCGACCAGGACCACGTGCTGCCCGTGCTGGAGGACGTCCTCGTCCGCGAGCGGCGCTCCGACGAGGTGTTCGCGACCGTCTGCATGCTCGTCGTCGCGCCCGACCGCCGCAGCGCCCGGCTCTTCCTCGCCGGCCACCCGGCGCCGCTGCTCCTCGGCGACGCGCCGGAGCAGCTGCCCGACGAGCTGGTCGGGCCCGCGGTCGGCGTGCTTCCCGGCGTCGTGTGGGGCAGCCGGCCGGTGCCGCTGCCCGAGCGGTGGCGGCTGCTGCTCTTCACCGACGGCATCGTCGAGGGCCATGCCGGTGAGCCGGGGGAGCGGCTGGGCGTGGGCGGGCTGCTCCGCCTGCTGCGGGCCCACCCGGCCTACTCCGCCCCCGGCGGGACGGGGGAGCTGGTCGACGGGGCCATCGAGCGGGCCCAGGTCCTCCACGGCGGCTCGCTGCCGGACGACGTGGCCGTGCTCGTCGTCGCGCACGGGCAGGACGGGCCTCCCGCATGA
- a CDS encoding DUF2382 domain-containing protein, whose protein sequence is MFTQEQAPTVLGGTLYGAGGEKIGKIGQIFVDDESGRPEWVTVHTGLFGTHETFVPVAQGELNGNDLTVPFSKDQIKGAPNVDPENGHLGESSEDELYRYYGLSRGEVRSGGVAEGISTSGMSGTSDTGISDSAISDSAVSDTAYTDATATGSAYTDTAVAGTTGYETAGTDEVAGTTGYDTSGPTTDSAMTRSEERLRAGTETVEAGRARLRKWVETEQESVTVPVTKERARLVTEPITDANAGQAYDGPAISEEEHEVVLREERPVVATEAVPVERVRLETEQETRQETVTGEVRKERIDLDSDQGVDVAGDAGYRGTER, encoded by the coding sequence ATGTTCACGCAGGAGCAGGCCCCCACTGTGCTCGGCGGCACCCTCTACGGCGCCGGCGGCGAGAAGATCGGCAAGATCGGCCAGATCTTCGTCGACGACGAGTCGGGCCGTCCCGAGTGGGTCACGGTGCACACCGGCCTCTTCGGGACGCACGAGACGTTCGTCCCGGTCGCGCAGGGCGAGCTCAACGGCAACGACCTCACCGTGCCGTTCAGCAAGGACCAGATCAAGGGCGCGCCGAACGTCGACCCGGAGAACGGCCACCTGGGCGAGTCCTCCGAGGACGAGCTCTACCGCTACTACGGCCTGAGCCGCGGCGAGGTCCGCAGCGGCGGCGTGGCCGAGGGCATCTCGACCAGCGGCATGTCCGGGACCTCGGACACCGGCATCTCCGACAGCGCCATCTCCGACAGCGCCGTCTCGGACACCGCGTACACCGACGCCACGGCGACGGGCAGCGCCTACACCGACACCGCCGTCGCGGGCACCACGGGCTACGAGACGGCCGGGACGGACGAGGTCGCCGGCACCACCGGCTACGACACCTCCGGCCCGACGACCGACTCGGCGATGACGCGCTCGGAGGAGCGGCTGCGCGCCGGCACCGAGACGGTCGAGGCCGGCCGCGCCCGGCTGCGCAAGTGGGTCGAGACCGAGCAGGAGTCGGTCACCGTCCCCGTGACCAAGGAGCGCGCGCGCCTCGTCACCGAGCCGATCACGGACGCCAACGCCGGCCAGGCGTACGACGGCCCGGCCATCTCCGAGGAGGAGCACGAGGTCGTGCTGCGCGAGGAGCGCCCGGTCGTCGCGACCGAGGCCGTGCCGGTCGAGCGCGTGCGCCTCGAGACCGAGCAGGAGACCCGCCAGGAGACCGTGACGGGCGAGGTCCGCAAGGAGCGCATCGACCTCGACAGCGACCAGGGCGTCGACGTCGCCGGCGACGCCGGCTACCGCGGCACCGAGCGCTAG